In one Desulfuromonas sp. genomic region, the following are encoded:
- a CDS encoding chemotaxis protein CheW, whose translation MSVSEKTETTQFLTFSLADDIFAIDVVMAKEVLDFSEVTRVPQTPDYMLGVINLRGSVVPVIDMRLKFGMEGAEKTRDSCIIVVEVNIDGEPITVGAMADSVREVMDMNENQIEPAPRIGTRLNTEFIRGMGNLGGKFVIILDINKVFSADDLEFARSVSEEAESSPE comes from the coding sequence ATGAGTGTTTCCGAGAAAACAGAAACTACCCAGTTCCTCACGTTTAGTCTGGCCGATGATATTTTTGCCATAGATGTTGTAATGGCCAAAGAGGTGCTCGATTTTTCTGAAGTGACCCGGGTTCCGCAAACTCCCGACTACATGCTCGGGGTGATCAATCTGCGCGGCAGTGTTGTCCCGGTTATTGATATGCGACTGAAATTCGGAATGGAAGGTGCCGAAAAAACCCGTGATTCGTGCATTATTGTTGTCGAAGTGAATATTGATGGCGAACCGATCACGGTTGGAGCCATGGCCGACTCGGTTCGGGAAGTCATGGATATGAATGAAAACCAGATCGAGCCGGCTCCGCGTATCGGCACCAGGTTGAATACCGAATTCATCAGGGGAATGGGTAATCTGGGTGGCAAGTTTGTCATTATTCTCGATATCAATAAGGTTTTTTCGGCCGATGATCTCGAATTTGCCCGTAGCGTCAGTGAAGAGGCGGAAAGCTCCCCCGAGTAA
- a CDS encoding chemotaxis protein CheR: MKDQETDKSVAEQPAKPLVRDLTGLRISDKDFSRFAALIYEQCGIKMPLHKRSMLEARLRKRLRTLGLDSYEAYREYLFSSDGMVEELTNMIDVVTTNKTDFFREPRHFDYMIGTSVPALIAKSGAGIERPLRIWSAGCSSGEEPYTIAMFLESFLWNSKKIDYQILATDISTQVLEKAILGIYHRDKIEPVPDDFRKKYLLKSKNPESRQVRIVPALREKLKFCRVNFMDSSFEVGEAKDIIFCRNVIIYFDRATQERFLHRLCQCLRSGGYLYMGHSETLSGMPLPLNQLAPAIYQKK, translated from the coding sequence ATGAAGGATCAGGAAACAGATAAATCTGTAGCAGAACAGCCGGCCAAACCGCTGGTGCGCGACCTCACCGGTTTGCGTATTTCCGATAAGGATTTCTCCCGGTTTGCTGCCCTGATTTACGAACAGTGCGGGATCAAGATGCCGTTGCACAAGCGGAGTATGCTGGAAGCGCGATTACGGAAACGGTTGCGCACCCTCGGGCTTGATTCCTATGAAGCATACCGCGAGTATCTGTTCAGCTCCGACGGCATGGTCGAAGAGTTGACCAATATGATCGACGTCGTCACCACCAACAAAACCGATTTCTTCAGAGAACCACGACACTTTGATTATATGATTGGAACCTCGGTGCCGGCCCTTATTGCAAAGTCGGGTGCCGGTATCGAAAGACCGTTGCGGATCTGGAGTGCCGGTTGTTCATCCGGTGAAGAGCCGTACACCATCGCCATGTTTCTCGAATCTTTTCTCTGGAACAGCAAAAAAATTGATTATCAGATTCTGGCGACAGATATTTCAACCCAGGTTCTCGAGAAAGCTATTCTCGGGATTTACCACCGTGACAAGATTGAGCCGGTGCCGGATGATTTCCGCAAAAAGTATTTATTGAAAAGTAAAAATCCGGAGTCGCGCCAGGTGAGAATCGTTCCGGCGTTGCGCGAAAAGCTGAAATTCTGCAGGGTCAATTTCATGGATTCATCATTCGAGGTTGGTGAAGCAAAGGATATTATTTTCTGCCGTAATGTCATTATCTATTTCGACCGTGCGACCCAGGAGCGTTTTCTGCACCGCTTGTGCCAATGCCTCAGGTCGGGCGGATACCTTTACATGGGGCATTCGGAAACTTTAAGCGGGATGCCGTTGCCTTTGAATCAATTGGCACCGGCAATTTATCAGAAGAAATAG
- a CDS encoding chemotaxis response regulator protein-glutamate methylesterase encodes MSKKVIKVLIVDDSAVVRQALSEIINKEEDLDVIGTAADPLIAASKIAKQMPDVITLDIEMPRMDGLTFLQRIMTQHPVPVVICSSLTVKGADTTLRAMQYGAVEVINKPKSGARQFFEESRIVICDAIRAAAVSRVRRLSDTAKVIEPKLTADAILPQPKSGLRLQTTQKIIALGASTGGTEAIRSFLEALPYDAPGVAIVQHMPEHFTAAFANRLNETCRVTVKEAKDGDTIIQGHALIAPGNRHMLLQRSGAKYYVALKDGPLVSRHRPSVDVLFRSTARYAGSNAIGVIMTGMGDDGAKGMLEMKHAGAINIAQNEKTCIVFGMPNEAIKLGAVDIVLPLDAIAEKVLKLGLN; translated from the coding sequence ATGTCGAAAAAAGTTATCAAGGTCCTGATTGTTGATGATTCTGCTGTTGTCAGGCAGGCCCTGAGTGAAATTATAAATAAGGAAGAAGACCTTGATGTTATCGGCACGGCGGCCGACCCGCTGATTGCCGCCAGTAAAATCGCCAAACAGATGCCGGATGTCATAACCCTCGATATTGAAATGCCGAGGATGGACGGCTTGACGTTTCTGCAGAGGATTATGACTCAACATCCGGTTCCGGTTGTTATCTGTTCAAGTCTGACCGTTAAAGGAGCAGATACGACCTTAAGAGCCATGCAGTATGGCGCCGTCGAAGTTATCAATAAGCCGAAAAGCGGCGCCCGGCAATTTTTCGAAGAATCACGTATTGTTATTTGCGACGCAATTCGGGCGGCTGCTGTTTCCCGGGTCCGGCGCTTGAGTGATACGGCCAAGGTGATTGAACCGAAATTGACGGCCGATGCGATCTTGCCCCAGCCCAAATCCGGACTCAGGCTCCAGACCACCCAGAAGATCATAGCTCTTGGTGCTTCGACCGGTGGAACCGAAGCTATCCGCAGCTTTCTCGAAGCACTTCCTTACGATGCCCCGGGGGTTGCTATTGTCCAGCATATGCCGGAGCATTTTACCGCCGCGTTTGCCAACCGGCTGAACGAAACCTGCCGGGTAACGGTCAAGGAAGCGAAGGATGGCGATACGATCATTCAGGGGCACGCCCTGATTGCACCGGGAAATCGCCATATGCTACTGCAAAGAAGTGGCGCGAAGTATTATGTTGCCCTCAAGGACGGTCCCCTGGTGAGTCGGCACCGCCCTTCTGTGGATGTCCTTTTTCGCTCTACGGCACGGTACGCTGGCAGCAATGCGATCGGTGTCATTATGACCGGAATGGGTGATGACGGCGCCAAGGGTATGCTCGAGATGAAACACGCCGGTGCGATCAATATTGCGCAGAATGAAAAGACCTGTATCGTTTTCGGGATGCCGAACGAAGCGATTAAACTGGGCGCAGTCGATATCGTTCTGCCATTGGACGCTATTGCCGAAAAGGTATTAAAGCTGGGACTCAACTAA